The Candidatus Endomicrobium procryptotermitis genomic interval CCTCTAAAACAAATTTCATCGCTTCGGCTATAGGGTCTGGGAGTTTATTGTGTTCAAGTTTTGTTATCTCTTCCGCGCTGTACCCCATGCTTATTCTTGCAGGAACGCCTACTGCCGTAGCATTTGCTGGAACGTCATGCGTTACTACAGAGGCGGCGCCCACGCGCGCATTGTCGCCAACGGTAATCGCTCCAAGTATAATCGCATTGGAGCCAAGCACTACGTTATTTCCTATTGTCGGATGCCTTTTTTTCCTTTCGAGAGAAGTTCCACCAAGCAAAACACCTTTATATATGAGAACATCATCACCAACTTCAGCTGTTTCACCTATTACCACGCCCATACCGTGATCAATAAAAATCCGCCTTCCGAGCTTTGCTCCAGGATGAATTTCTATTCCAGTAAGAAATCTCGCTATATGAGAACTGCATCTTGCAAGAAAATATAATCTGTGTTTCCAAAGCCAATGTGAAAACCTGTGAATAATGACAGCATGCAGTCCGGGATAACAAAAAAGAACTTCAAGCCACGAACGCGCGGCAGGATCTTCATCAAAAATATTTTTTATATCTTCTCTAAGTAGTTTAAACATATAGCTAAACATTCCTTATAAAAATTAATAAGATATTATACTAAAAAAGATTTTCCACGTCATATTAAAATTTTACAAAACAAAAAAAGCCCCGAAAAGACAGCGGGGCTTTTCAAGTTATAAAAGATAAATTTATTTCTTTTTAGCTTTTTTCACGGGCTTTTTTACGATTTTTTTCGCTACTTTTTTCACAGCTTTTTTAGCAATTTTTTTTACAGCTTTTTTTACCACTTTCTTTTTCGCTTTTTTCTTCCCGCCTCTGCTCATGACGGATCTTGAAATATTGCCCTGTTTATCAATAAAATACAAGAAACCCGATTCTTTCTTAAGTCCGACTTTTTCTACTTTTGAAGGTTTTCCACCTTTTTTTCCACCTCTTGCCATCAATGCTCTGGAAATATCACCCTGTTTATCGATGAAGTATAGGTACCCTGACTCTCTTTTTACGCCTACTTTCTGTACTAATTGTGCCATTTTTACACACCTCCTGTTTTTGTATAGTACGGCTTATTTACTTTCACCGGTTTCTGCCGGATCCTTTTTATTTTTAACTGCCTGCACATCTTCTTTTTTTGTTATTATTTTATCTTTCAGCCAACTGTCTACGATATCTTTTGAAAATCTGTACTGCCTTCCTATCTTTGAAGCGGGAATCTTTTTCATTCTTATCAAACTATATATTTTTGATTTTCCTATTCCCAAATATTCAGAAAGTTCTTTTATGTCCATTATCTGTTTGTTATTTATATTTGTATTTTTATTTTCCATTTTTTATCTTTTTCTTTTTTTTATTTTTATTAGTTTTTAAAATTATATATATTCTATTAAATTTTGTCAACTAGTATTTTTTAGCCATAAGAAATAGCAAATAACAGTATTTAGTTTTATTTACTATTAAGAAGCATTGTTTTTTATTTTTTAATATTTGAAACTATTAGATAATATGATTTAATATCATTATTTACCGTTTATTTTATCAAAGCAGTACTTAAGATAGCGGAAATATTCAGAATTTTCATGCTGTAGTTTAAATGCTTTTTTTATATTTATCAGCGCTTCTTCATATCTTCTTTCGTTCATAAAAATATTCGCAAGGGCTCCATATGTTTGATGTATTAAAGTATTTTTTTCAGCAGCGATAGTGAGATATTTTTTTGCTTCTTTTATGTCTCCCCTCTGCCATGCAAATATTCCGATAAAAGCTGCATTTGATGGTTCTTTTTGTTTAAATTTCATCGGCATTTTCTCATAATTTTTTTTCATAAAATATGCGCCTGTCTGAAATGTACCATTATCTAAAAATCTTCTTCCGTATAGAAAGGCGGTTTTCACATTATCCGGTGTTTCCGTTACAGCGGCACAAGCAAAAACAAGTTTGTTTGCGAATTTGATATTGTTGGTAAAAGAAACCGATATAAAAAATATAAAATATAAAAACATAAAATAAGGCAAAATCACTTGAACTTTACCGTTTAATTTTATTTCATTAAGAATAATAATTAATCCGACAAGCGCAATATACACCCTGTGCTCAAGAATGAAATAACTGTTTTGAAAATACGGCAAAACTAGAAACATTACAAACCACAAAATACCAAAAAGAATATTTGATGTATTTACTTTTTTTGATATATAAATCAGCGCAGCAATGAAAACCGAAATTAAAAATCCTAAAACTGTGTCAAAAACCGAAAGAAGGGGCATAACTTTAAGATTTACAGGAAAAAATATTTTAGAAACATATTGAAGGGTTGCTGGAAAAAATTTGAACGTCGCAGCCTTTATATAACTTATTATATGAAAGATGCTTATCTCTTTTGTGCTTGTAAAAGAATTTTTCATTAAATACCATATTAAACAACAAACCAGCATGGAAAATACCAAAATAAACGTTTTCTTTAAGAAATCTTTTTCTTTTATGTCCAAAAGCATATAAGCAGGGAAAACGACAAACGAAGCTAAAGCCGTTTCTTTTGTAAAAAGAGAAACCATAAATAACAGCGAAGTAAAAAAGACATGTTTTAAATTGCCGGATTTTTTATATTTAACCATAAACATGAAAGAGCCAAATACAAATATGGCAAGAATAGAATCGTTTCTTCCCGGTATCCATGAAACCGCCTGGTTAAGCAGTGGAATAATGGCAAAAAAAGAAGAGAAGACCAAAGATCTGT includes:
- a CDS encoding helix-turn-helix domain-containing protein — encoded protein: MENKNTNINNKQIMDIKELSEYLGIGKSKIYSLIRMKKIPASKIGRQYRFSKDIVDSWLKDKIITKKEDVQAVKNKKDPAETGESK
- the cysE gene encoding serine O-acetyltransferase; this encodes MFKLLREDIKNIFDEDPAARSWLEVLFCYPGLHAVIIHRFSHWLWKHRLYFLARCSSHIARFLTGIEIHPGAKLGRRIFIDHGMGVVIGETAEVGDDVLIYKGVLLGGTSLERKKRHPTIGNNVVLGSNAIILGAITVGDNARVGAASVVTHDVPANATAVGVPARISMGYSAEEITKLEHNKLPDPIAEAMKFVLEEQLKSERKLNAALEKIRECIELNEKREK